A region from the Streptomyces lydicus genome encodes:
- a CDS encoding GNAT family N-acetyltransferase — translation MSSTPAANSWPTTLGTSRLLLRPAEPTDVKEFTRLWTDPEVRRFLGGPVAEQELCLYQQHFAHRPNLFAVTMREGATVVGSVVIDSASRFDDQREVSYGFLPEYWGQGYAREAVAAVVDWALVNVPSDSPSVIAVTQEANARSCRLLESIGMCHIDSFVEFDAPQAMYSVDRRGLRLGR, via the coding sequence ATGTCTTCCACGCCTGCCGCGAACTCCTGGCCCACCACCCTCGGCACGTCCAGGCTCTTGCTGCGTCCCGCTGAGCCCACCGACGTGAAGGAGTTCACGCGACTCTGGACGGACCCCGAGGTCCGGCGCTTCCTCGGCGGTCCGGTAGCCGAACAGGAGCTCTGTCTTTACCAGCAGCATTTCGCTCACCGGCCCAACCTGTTCGCGGTGACCATGCGGGAGGGCGCGACCGTCGTCGGCTCCGTGGTGATCGATTCGGCGTCCCGGTTCGACGACCAGCGGGAGGTGTCCTATGGGTTCCTGCCCGAATACTGGGGGCAGGGATACGCCCGTGAAGCCGTGGCCGCCGTAGTTGACTGGGCCCTCGTGAATGTCCCCTCGGACAGCCCGTCGGTCATCGCGGTCACGCAGGAGGCCAACGCCCGCTCGTGTCGCCTCCTGGAATCCATCGGCATGTGTCATATCGACAGCTTCGTGGAGTTCGACGCGCCCCAGGCGATGTACTCCGTCGATCGTCGGGGGCTCCGCCTCGGCCGGTGA
- a CDS encoding Zn-ribbon domain-containing OB-fold protein, with product MRFDLPEVDAFTRPYWDAAAEGQLLLRRCRAEGCGAAHHYPREFCPYCWSEDVGWVPAAGRATLYTWSVVHRNDLPPFGERVPYVAAVVDLVEGPRMMTEITDCPESELRIGMPLAVHFRREGLGQGQGDGEGGGEGEGVGGGIAVPVFRPA from the coding sequence GTGCGTTTTGATCTGCCGGAGGTGGATGCCTTCACCAGGCCGTACTGGGACGCGGCGGCTGAGGGGCAGCTGCTGCTGCGTCGCTGCCGGGCGGAGGGGTGCGGGGCGGCGCATCACTACCCGCGTGAGTTCTGCCCGTACTGCTGGAGCGAGGACGTCGGCTGGGTGCCGGCCGCCGGACGCGCCACTCTCTATACCTGGTCCGTGGTGCACCGTAACGATCTCCCGCCGTTCGGCGAGCGGGTTCCGTACGTCGCGGCCGTGGTCGATCTCGTCGAAGGCCCCCGGATGATGACCGAGATCACCGACTGCCCGGAGTCGGAACTGCGGATCGGTATGCCGCTTGCGGTGCACTTCCGTCGCGAGGGACTGGGTCAGGGGCAGGGTGATGGTGAGGGTGGAGGCGAAGGTGAGGGTGTGGGCGGGGGGATTGCCGTCCCGGTCTTCCGGCCCGCGTGA
- a CDS encoding GNAT family N-acetyltransferase has protein sequence MLIREATAGDWPAIWPFLRAIVAAGETYTYPRDLDEGTAREMWMLTAPGRTVVAVDESGTVLGTAKMNPNHMGGAAHIASASFMVDPQCGGRGVGRALGEHVLAWARAEGYRAMQFNAVVETNTGAVALWESLGFRIMTTLPEGFLHPTKGYVGLHIMYRQL, from the coding sequence ATGCTGATTCGTGAGGCGACCGCGGGCGACTGGCCCGCCATCTGGCCCTTCCTCCGCGCCATCGTGGCGGCCGGGGAGACCTACACCTACCCGCGGGACCTCGATGAGGGCACGGCCCGCGAGATGTGGATGCTGACGGCGCCCGGCCGCACGGTCGTCGCCGTCGACGAGTCCGGCACGGTGCTCGGTACGGCCAAGATGAACCCCAACCACATGGGTGGCGCCGCGCATATCGCCAGTGCGAGCTTCATGGTCGATCCGCAGTGCGGCGGACGCGGCGTCGGCCGGGCCCTGGGGGAGCACGTACTGGCCTGGGCCCGCGCCGAGGGCTATCGCGCGATGCAGTTCAACGCTGTTGTGGAGACCAATACCGGTGCCGTCGCCCTCTGGGAGTCCCTGGGCTTCCGGATCATGACGACCCTCCCCGAGGGCTTCCTGCACCCCACCAAGGGCTATGTGGGGCTGCACATCATGTACCGGCAGCTGTGA
- a CDS encoding pyridoxine/pyridoxamine 5'-phosphate oxidase yields MTDQAGQHTPDAVPAGAAAHHSDAAEAPETANVVDAEDTGDAGDAGDAAETRAFRDLLRGLRVWDVELPTFDVATAPDDPLPLFRQWLREAAEAGVPEPHTMTLATADAAGDPSVRTLMLHDADERGWHFASHRGSRKGRELAVRPRAALGFYWAAVGRQVRVRGSVTAAGPEESAADLHHRSTGALAAALVGRQSELLGSTEELARASEAAWERARREPEAPVPSWTLYVLRAEEVEFFQGDAQRRHVRLDYRYEGDGWRRELLWP; encoded by the coding sequence ATGACTGATCAGGCCGGGCAGCACACGCCGGATGCCGTTCCCGCCGGTGCTGCCGCGCACCACTCCGACGCCGCGGAGGCTCCGGAGACTGCGAACGTCGTGGACGCCGAGGACACCGGGGATGCCGGGGATGCCGGGGACGCCGCGGAAACCCGCGCGTTCCGGGATCTGCTGCGCGGGCTGCGGGTCTGGGACGTCGAACTGCCGACGTTCGACGTGGCCACAGCGCCGGACGACCCGCTGCCGCTGTTCCGGCAGTGGTTGCGGGAGGCCGCCGAGGCCGGTGTCCCCGAGCCCCACACCATGACGCTCGCCACGGCGGACGCGGCCGGTGACCCCTCCGTGCGAACCCTGATGCTGCACGACGCCGATGAGCGCGGCTGGCACTTCGCCTCGCATCGCGGCAGCCGCAAGGGCCGCGAACTGGCCGTACGGCCGCGGGCGGCGCTCGGTTTCTACTGGGCGGCGGTCGGCCGTCAGGTGCGGGTGCGGGGATCGGTGACCGCAGCGGGTCCCGAGGAGAGCGCGGCCGATCTGCACCATCGTTCCACGGGTGCGCTGGCCGCGGCGCTGGTCGGCCGGCAGAGCGAACTGCTCGGCTCGACGGAGGAGCTGGCGCGCGCCTCGGAGGCCGCGTGGGAGCGCGCCCGCCGCGAGCCGGAGGCGCCGGTGCCGAGCTGGACGCTGTATGTGCTGCGCGCCGAGGAGGTCGAGTTCTTTCAGGGCGATGCACAGCGCCGCCATGTACGTCTTGACTACCGCTACGAGGGCGACGGCTGGCGGAGGGAACTGCTCTGGCCATGA
- a CDS encoding thiolase C-terminal domain-containing protein translates to MTPGTRYGNRKVAVAGVALSDCGRVDEATPYALHAQAARRALADSGLDRSVIDGFASAGLGTLAPVEVAEYLGLRPTWVDSTSVGGSTWEVLAAHAADAIAAGHASAVLLVYGSTARADIKAGRRTANLSFGSRGPLQFEIPYGHTLIAKYAMAARRHMHQYGTTLEQLAQIAVQARANAAGNPDAMYRDPITVDEVLSGPVIADPFTKLHCCIRSDGGCAVLLVAEDYVPDLAKPPVWVLGSGTSVSHTTMSEWDDFTVSPAAVSGRLAFERAGVRPSEIDLAELYDAFTYMTLVTLEDLGFCAKGEGGAFVEKGRLLRDGALPVNTDGGGLAACHPGMRGLFLLVEAVRQLRGEAGPDRQVRKAGGALPQLAVASGTGGWFCSSGTVVLGRG, encoded by the coding sequence ATGACTCCAGGGACCCGTTACGGGAATCGCAAGGTCGCCGTCGCCGGAGTGGCCCTGTCCGACTGCGGGCGCGTGGACGAGGCCACCCCGTACGCCCTGCACGCGCAGGCCGCCCGCCGGGCACTCGCCGACAGCGGCCTGGACCGTTCGGTGATCGACGGCTTCGCCTCGGCCGGTCTGGGCACCCTCGCCCCCGTCGAAGTCGCCGAATACCTGGGCCTGCGCCCCACCTGGGTCGACTCGACCTCGGTGGGCGGCTCCACCTGGGAAGTGCTGGCCGCGCACGCCGCCGACGCGATCGCCGCCGGCCACGCGAGCGCCGTACTCCTCGTCTACGGTTCCACCGCCCGCGCCGACATCAAGGCCGGGCGCCGCACCGCGAACCTCTCCTTCGGGTCCCGCGGCCCGCTCCAGTTCGAGATCCCCTACGGGCACACCCTGATCGCCAAATACGCCATGGCGGCCCGCCGCCATATGCACCAATACGGCACCACCCTGGAGCAGTTGGCCCAGATAGCCGTCCAGGCGCGCGCCAATGCGGCGGGGAACCCGGACGCCATGTACCGCGACCCGATCACCGTGGACGAGGTCCTCTCCGGCCCGGTGATCGCCGACCCGTTCACCAAGCTGCACTGCTGTATCCGCTCCGATGGCGGCTGCGCGGTTCTGCTCGTCGCCGAGGACTATGTCCCCGACCTCGCCAAGCCCCCGGTATGGGTGCTCGGTTCCGGTACCTCGGTCTCGCACACCACCATGTCGGAGTGGGACGACTTCACCGTCTCGCCCGCGGCGGTCTCCGGCCGGCTGGCCTTCGAACGCGCCGGTGTCCGCCCCTCCGAGATCGACCTCGCCGAGCTCTACGACGCCTTCACCTATATGACCCTGGTGACGCTGGAGGACCTGGGCTTCTGCGCCAAGGGCGAGGGCGGCGCCTTCGTCGAGAAGGGGCGGCTGCTGCGGGACGGTGCATTGCCGGTCAATACCGACGGGGGTGGGCTGGCCGCCTGCCATCCCGGAATGCGCGGCCTGTTCCTGCTGGTCGAGGCGGTACGCCAGCTTCGCGGCGAGGCCGGCCCGGACCGCCAGGTACGCAAGGCCGGCGGCGCCTTGCCGCAGCTTGCGGTCGCCTCGGGCACGGGCGGCTGGTTCTGTTCGTCGGGAACGGTGGTGCTGGGACGGGGCTGA
- a CDS encoding dirigent protein, which translates to MRRFKQVAMSVVTGFAALLFCAPSASASTGSGPGPNPGEEVFQLVAKQTQGGFVDVDGSGGPSLGDEYVVSGNLLRGSSVVGTYSEICTLTRFDPVDQFDLQCAADLSLPQGQLTVQGRFNVTTAGPGNIDLAITGGTGRYRTAHGYIHAVNVSDTETHFTVHLTL; encoded by the coding sequence GTGCGTCGCTTCAAGCAGGTCGCCATGAGCGTGGTCACCGGATTTGCCGCGCTCCTTTTCTGTGCACCTTCGGCATCGGCGTCCACCGGCAGTGGCCCCGGGCCCAATCCCGGGGAGGAAGTCTTCCAGCTGGTCGCAAAGCAGACTCAGGGCGGCTTCGTCGATGTGGACGGGTCGGGAGGGCCGAGTCTGGGGGATGAATACGTCGTCAGCGGCAATCTCCTGCGTGGCAGCAGCGTGGTCGGCACCTACAGCGAGATCTGCACGCTGACCCGGTTCGATCCCGTTGATCAGTTCGACCTGCAGTGCGCGGCCGATCTGTCGCTCCCCCAGGGGCAGCTCACCGTGCAAGGCCGGTTCAACGTCACCACCGCCGGCCCCGGCAACATCGACTTGGCGATCACCGGAGGCACGGGCCGCTACCGCACGGCTCACGGCTACATCCACGCCGTCAACGTCAGCGACACGGAAACGCACTTCACGGTCCATCTGACCCTCTGA
- a CDS encoding acyl-CoA dehydrogenase family protein, with translation MDAAFTEEQHEIRRTLRELLLKHCGPDQVKAAVRTLPGYDAQVWRRLAAELGLPGLALPAAYGGVGCGPTELALACEETGRAVLPSPLVATAALAAPLILALGSERQRSGLLPGLATGELTGTLAVPSGQLATALGLTGPNDGDWAGGGRAGGVQARMRDGAWRLYGEAGQVLNGHSAEVLVVAAHTGGFARSRTLLFLVRAAAPGPAAPGSAASGPAAARPDRRAAHAGGAGAPGATGLLRIRQTALDETRPLARLELRDVPAELLGDVDGEGSPYGEGYPYGESYPYGEGRGGGTAVEAALAATGVTAAAVLAAEAVGAADAALSRTVAYVREREQFGRPIGSFQAVQHRLADLYVTLQAARSAVYYAAWAAGGGRSGGAAGPSGAAEPGVGALALAQALEALRAVAAEAVQLHGGIGFTWEHEAHLYFKRAAGDELLLGPVHRLRARAAEEAGLFTGGVGEAGGGSGLSGDRGAGGSGEQVSGGRGAGGNGRTPVRRGAGDAPAGARAPEAVEA, from the coding sequence ATGGATGCCGCGTTCACCGAGGAGCAGCACGAAATCCGCCGCACCCTGCGCGAACTGCTGCTCAAACACTGTGGTCCGGACCAGGTCAAGGCGGCGGTACGCACCCTGCCCGGGTACGACGCACAGGTGTGGCGCCGGCTCGCCGCCGAGCTCGGCCTGCCCGGTCTGGCGCTGCCCGCCGCATACGGCGGGGTGGGCTGCGGGCCCACCGAACTCGCCCTGGCCTGCGAGGAGACCGGTCGCGCCGTCCTTCCCTCGCCGCTGGTCGCCACCGCCGCGCTGGCCGCGCCGCTGATCCTCGCGCTCGGCAGTGAACGCCAGCGCAGCGGCCTGCTGCCGGGCCTCGCCACCGGGGAGCTGACCGGAACGCTCGCCGTACCGTCCGGGCAGCTGGCCACCGCACTGGGGCTGACCGGCCCGAATGACGGCGACTGGGCGGGCGGTGGCCGGGCCGGCGGGGTTCAGGCGCGGATGCGGGACGGAGCGTGGCGGCTGTACGGGGAGGCCGGCCAGGTGCTGAACGGCCACAGCGCGGAGGTGCTGGTGGTGGCCGCACACACGGGTGGGTTCGCGCGCAGCCGCACCCTGCTCTTTCTCGTGCGGGCGGCGGCACCCGGCCCGGCGGCACCAGGCTCGGCGGCATCCGGTCCGGCGGCGGCCCGGCCGGACCGCCGGGCCGCGCATGCCGGAGGGGCAGGCGCGCCCGGTGCGACCGGTCTGCTGCGGATCCGGCAGACCGCGCTGGACGAGACCCGTCCGCTGGCGCGCCTCGAACTGCGGGACGTTCCGGCAGAGTTGCTCGGGGACGTGGACGGGGAGGGCTCCCCGTACGGGGAGGGTTACCCCTACGGGGAGAGCTACCCCTACGGGGAGGGGCGCGGCGGTGGGACGGCGGTGGAGGCCGCGCTCGCCGCGACCGGGGTGACGGCGGCCGCGGTGCTGGCCGCCGAGGCGGTCGGGGCGGCCGATGCGGCGCTGTCCCGTACCGTCGCCTACGTCCGGGAGCGCGAGCAGTTCGGCCGGCCCATCGGCTCCTTCCAAGCGGTGCAGCACCGGCTCGCCGATCTGTATGTGACGCTGCAGGCGGCGCGCTCGGCGGTGTACTACGCGGCCTGGGCGGCGGGCGGCGGACGGTCCGGGGGTGCCGCGGGGCCGTCCGGTGCGGCCGAGCCCGGTGTGGGGGCGCTGGCCTTGGCTCAGGCGCTGGAGGCGCTGCGTGCGGTGGCGGCCGAGGCCGTCCAGCTGCACGGCGGCATCGGCTTCACCTGGGAGCACGAGGCGCATCTGTACTTCAAGCGTGCGGCCGGCGATGAACTGCTGCTGGGGCCCGTGCACCGGCTCCGGGCGCGGGCGGCCGAGGAGGCGGGGCTGTTCACGGGCGGGGTAGGGGAGGCCGGTGGAGGCAGCGGGCTCAGCGGTGACCGTGGGGCCGGGGGGAGCGGAGAGCAGGTCAGCGGTGGCCGTGGGGCGGGCGGAAACGGGCGGACTCCCGTGCGCCGGGGCGCCGGCGATGCGCCGGCGGGAGCCCGTGCGCCAGAGGCGGTGGAGGCCTGA
- a CDS encoding nitroreductase family deazaflavin-dependent oxidoreductase yields the protein MPRGERWLQKVSATRTFARIAPHVIPALDRAVHRLTRGKVLLSARMLPGVVLTATGARSGLPRRTPLACLPEEGGWLLIGSNFGRPGHPAWTVNLLKNPEAEVSWRGRDIPVRARLLTGEERAQAWRAALAFWPPYATYQARVAREIRLFRLERR from the coding sequence ATGCCGCGGGGCGAGCGATGGCTCCAGAAGGTCTCCGCGACCCGTACGTTCGCCCGGATCGCGCCACACGTCATCCCCGCTCTGGACCGTGCGGTGCACCGGCTGACCCGTGGAAAGGTGCTGCTCAGCGCCCGGATGCTGCCCGGTGTGGTGTTGACCGCGACCGGGGCCAGGAGCGGGCTGCCGCGGCGTACTCCGCTGGCGTGCCTGCCGGAGGAGGGCGGCTGGCTGCTGATCGGCAGCAACTTCGGGCGGCCGGGGCATCCGGCCTGGACCGTCAATCTGCTGAAGAACCCGGAGGCCGAGGTGAGTTGGCGCGGCCGGGACATCCCGGTGCGGGCCCGGCTGCTCACCGGTGAGGAACGTGCGCAGGCCTGGCGGGCGGCGCTGGCGTTCTGGCCGCCGTACGCCACGTACCAGGCGCGGGTGGCGCGGGAGATCCGGCTCTTCCGGCTGGAGCGGCGGTGA
- a CDS encoding TetR family transcriptional regulator — MTGQVRTVDGRVAGRRGQATRQKLLDCLSEMLSSSPYRDVKVIDVARKAGTSPATFYQYFPDVEGAVLEIAEEMAKEGATLTDLVAGRSWVGKSAWQAAEELVEGFLSFWRKHDAILRVIDLGAAEGDKRFYKIRMKILNAVTNSLTDSIKELQSKGKVDKDVSAPAMAGSLVAMLAAVAGHQKGFQSWGVKQAELKPNLALLVHLGVTGKKPTK; from the coding sequence ATGACAGGACAAGTTCGAACCGTCGACGGCAGAGTTGCCGGCCGCCGCGGACAGGCGACGCGGCAAAAGCTTCTGGACTGCCTCAGTGAAATGCTCAGTTCGTCCCCCTATCGGGACGTCAAGGTCATCGATGTAGCCCGAAAAGCGGGGACTTCACCCGCAACGTTCTATCAGTACTTCCCGGACGTCGAGGGCGCCGTCCTCGAAATCGCCGAGGAGATGGCCAAAGAAGGCGCCACTCTGACCGATCTTGTCGCCGGACGCTCCTGGGTGGGCAAATCCGCATGGCAGGCGGCAGAGGAACTGGTCGAGGGCTTCCTCTCCTTCTGGCGGAAGCACGACGCGATTTTGCGCGTGATCGACCTGGGCGCGGCTGAGGGCGACAAGCGGTTCTACAAGATCCGCATGAAGATCCTCAATGCCGTCACCAACTCCCTTACGGATTCGATCAAGGAACTGCAGAGCAAGGGCAAGGTCGACAAGGACGTGAGTGCGCCCGCGATGGCCGGCTCACTTGTCGCGATGCTGGCGGCGGTCGCCGGGCACCAGAAGGGTTTCCAGAGCTGGGGCGTGAAGCAGGCCGAGCTCAAGCCGAATCTGGCGCTGCTGGTGCATCTCGGCGTCACCGGCAAGAAGCCGACCAAATAG
- a CDS encoding PQQ-binding-like beta-propeller repeat protein: protein MVEQLKQLTQHDPRRIGPFEVLGRLGAGGMGLVYLARSASGRRVAIKTVRTELAEDQLFRVRFTREVEAARAVSGFYTAAVVDADPRAAVPWLATAYVPAPSLEEIVNECGPLPAQAVRWLAAGIAEALQSIHGAGLVHRDLKPSNVLVVEDGPRVIDFGIASGVSNTRLTMTNVAVGTPAYMSPEQARDSRSVTGASDVFSLGSTLVFAATGHAPFHGANPVETVFMLLREGPDLAGLPDELRPLLESCMQMEAGQRPSPADLQSQLAPHLFGSGSDDSGTASAWLPPGAVALIEGRRGGRSTVANGVQRAGSGRGTGRAAAAAPSHPPVPSSPPAAPPVPAVQPAQAPPRPESAPVGAESGWPGHVGAGPGAHRGTDPRGGNPGPMPQPAALGPDVSTARATPVSAAPPTAPPSSALPPSSAAALSTAPPGVSGDGAAGPVHLGGSPAPIGPGPRADAPGPQPRGQAGAATNWVRPPGTGPVTGVPAQGPAGGAAAGESPARGEAAPPPPPEAPPAEPGRWRPWRFRMSNDVWGTPAVADDLLYVTSFEVHALDVASGRRKFKTRDVAWAMAVADGRIHASDGPSLYALNADDGAERWRLHTEGWVYALRVDRGTVVTSTRGGGVQAWEAATGERLWEIGGVQTDFETAEAAPVVHDGTVFVWADARLKALEARTGAERWSYPVGDAASCGGVPVRLLPASDGAVYVVAGTRVLAIDIARGDVRWHFEAPAVFLSPPAFAPGPAVTGGGVYLADYLGTVYALDPADGRDRWRIATEARQSTEPVLVAHGAVHLGSGKALYTLDAVTGTPRWRFQAGAEVVGAPVVAEGRVHFGSADHCLYTLDAMGGQLRWKLATGGEITGSPVAVGGVVYACSKDRCVYALDAAKGTGMARRA, encoded by the coding sequence GTGGTGGAGCAGCTGAAGCAGCTGACGCAGCACGATCCCCGGCGGATCGGCCCGTTCGAGGTGCTCGGCCGTCTCGGGGCCGGCGGCATGGGACTGGTCTATCTGGCGCGCTCGGCGTCCGGCCGGCGCGTGGCGATCAAGACGGTGCGTACCGAGCTCGCCGAGGACCAGCTGTTCCGGGTCCGCTTCACACGCGAGGTCGAGGCGGCCCGCGCGGTCAGCGGTTTCTACACGGCCGCGGTGGTGGATGCCGACCCGCGCGCTGCGGTGCCCTGGCTCGCGACGGCGTATGTCCCCGCGCCCTCCCTCGAGGAAATAGTCAATGAGTGCGGGCCGCTCCCGGCCCAGGCGGTGCGGTGGCTGGCGGCCGGGATCGCCGAGGCGCTGCAGTCCATCCACGGCGCGGGCCTGGTGCACCGTGACCTGAAGCCGTCGAATGTGCTGGTCGTCGAGGACGGCCCCCGGGTGATCGACTTCGGGATCGCCTCCGGGGTGTCCAACACCCGGCTGACGATGACCAACGTCGCCGTGGGCACACCCGCCTACATGTCGCCCGAGCAGGCGCGGGACTCGCGCAGCGTGACGGGCGCGAGCGATGTCTTCTCCCTCGGCTCGACGCTGGTCTTCGCCGCCACCGGTCATGCGCCGTTCCATGGTGCCAACCCCGTCGAGACCGTCTTCATGCTGCTGCGGGAGGGGCCCGACCTGGCCGGGCTGCCGGACGAACTGCGTCCGCTGTTGGAGTCCTGTATGCAGATGGAGGCCGGCCAGCGGCCGTCCCCCGCCGATCTGCAGTCCCAGCTGGCACCGCATCTCTTCGGCTCCGGCAGCGACGACAGCGGTACCGCCTCGGCCTGGCTGCCGCCCGGAGCGGTGGCGCTCATCGAAGGCCGCCGCGGCGGCCGCTCCACCGTGGCGAACGGTGTTCAGCGGGCCGGCTCCGGGCGCGGCACCGGCCGTGCGGCGGCGGCCGCACCGTCGCATCCGCCCGTCCCGTCCTCCCCGCCCGCGGCGCCTCCGGTGCCCGCTGTGCAGCCTGCCCAGGCACCGCCGAGGCCGGAAAGCGCACCGGTCGGCGCGGAGTCGGGCTGGCCCGGCCATGTCGGCGCGGGCCCCGGTGCGCACCGGGGCACCGACCCGCGCGGTGGCAACCCCGGCCCGATGCCGCAGCCCGCGGCGCTCGGCCCGGACGTCTCGACGGCCCGGGCGACCCCGGTCTCCGCGGCGCCGCCCACCGCCCCGCCCTCGTCCGCCCTCCCGCCGTCGTCCGCTGCCGCGCTGTCCACCGCGCCGCCGGGCGTCTCCGGGGACGGTGCCGCCGGTCCCGTACACCTCGGTGGCTCGCCCGCTCCGATAGGGCCGGGGCCGCGCGCCGACGCCCCGGGCCCGCAGCCGCGCGGGCAGGCCGGTGCCGCGACGAACTGGGTACGGCCGCCCGGCACCGGCCCCGTGACCGGTGTGCCGGCGCAGGGCCCGGCCGGCGGTGCCGCCGCCGGGGAGAGCCCGGCCCGCGGCGAGGCTGCTCCGCCCCCGCCGCCCGAGGCCCCGCCCGCCGAGCCGGGCCGCTGGCGCCCCTGGCGGTTCCGGATGTCGAACGACGTGTGGGGCACCCCCGCCGTCGCCGACGACCTGCTGTACGTCACGTCCTTCGAGGTGCATGCGCTCGATGTGGCCAGCGGGCGCCGCAAGTTCAAGACCCGTGACGTCGCCTGGGCGATGGCGGTCGCGGACGGCCGGATCCACGCCTCGGACGGCCCGAGCCTGTACGCGCTGAACGCCGACGACGGCGCCGAGCGCTGGCGGCTGCACACCGAGGGCTGGGTCTACGCCCTCCGGGTCGACCGCGGGACCGTGGTCACCAGTACCCGTGGCGGCGGAGTCCAGGCCTGGGAGGCGGCCACCGGCGAACGACTGTGGGAGATCGGTGGCGTCCAGACCGACTTCGAGACCGCCGAGGCCGCACCCGTGGTGCACGACGGCACGGTCTTCGTCTGGGCCGACGCACGGCTGAAGGCGCTGGAGGCGCGGACCGGTGCCGAGCGCTGGTCGTACCCGGTGGGCGACGCCGCGTCCTGCGGAGGGGTGCCGGTACGGCTGCTGCCCGCGTCGGACGGTGCGGTCTACGTCGTGGCCGGCACCCGGGTGCTGGCGATCGACATCGCCCGCGGCGATGTGCGCTGGCACTTCGAGGCGCCCGCGGTGTTCCTGAGCCCGCCCGCCTTCGCCCCCGGCCCGGCCGTCACCGGCGGCGGGGTCTATCTGGCGGACTACCTCGGCACGGTCTACGCGCTGGACCCGGCGGACGGCCGCGACCGCTGGCGGATCGCCACCGAGGCGCGGCAGTCCACCGAACCGGTGCTGGTCGCCCATGGCGCGGTCCATCTGGGCAGCGGTAAGGCGCTCTACACACTGGACGCGGTGACCGGCACCCCGCGCTGGCGGTTCCAGGCCGGCGCGGAGGTCGTC